The segment atgtaaccTTGCTCCCAAGGGTGACCATAAtaataagtatgatttttttctctAGTAGTCTACAGAACTTTCATGCAAGTGAAatactttatattcttttttctttcacaaaAGAATTTTCCACGACCATGACCACGGAGGCACTCTTCTAAAGGGGTgccttacgatatatatatatatttatatatatatagatatatagtataataatattatatattatatataatatatatatatatatatatatatatatatatatatatatatatatatgtatatgaataagatCCCTGGTTCAATTAACAACTTCCGAAGTTTTGTATAGAATCATACTACCATTCAGTAAGATGATACGAGAAGTCAAGGAAATGACTagctgtaattacaaagtttgaagaataataaaatgattCTTGAATAGAGAATGACTGATTTCCGCAGATAATACAGAGCTGACTGGGAATCGTAAGCAGAAACTGCAGAGGCGAAAGAAAGATTCTGAACGGGTTTGGAAGAGGAAGAATGTGGATTTTGTGGCAAGCGCAAGTATATGATTCTCTTAAGTATTAAGGAATAGTCCTGATAAAGTTGCGATGAGAGGAGAGGTAAGACATAGTTGATTAAGGTTGCAGAAGATTGGAAACAAGCTTGAAATGTCTACGGAACTCAGTGTGGGGTTTTACAAAGGGATTCTGAGCACAATGTCCTTTGAGGAGGTGAAAGGTATTTGTGAATgtgaatatggaaaaaaaatttgtggAAGCTGTCAAGATGAATTGTTTGCAGATCATGTGCTGTATAAGAACTGAAAGGTTGAGAAAAGTGGAAGTACATGCGAGAAGTGATAAGAAGTTTATTACTGGGGAAAGGAAGACCTGATGACTCTTAGGCGGGGGAGGCCATTCATTGCTTTCATGGCAATGAAGTTATGAAATTAATGAATAAGCATTCTCAGAGACAAGCACTTTCAGATGCCGACCGAACTCTTATCCTGCTGCTTACAAATCAATAGAGCACCAGAGTATTCTTACATGACAGTAACCTATCACACTGAGCGCGCACTGGTATGTCTGATCCATAATCAAATTATGACCACTTCAATCCTTCGGTTGCTATTAAAACTTTTAGTCCAGGGGTTAACTTTGTCCCTAACACTTTAATAGTTCTTATTATTGGCAATGGCGGGAAATATCCGCCTCCCTTGCCACTTCCTTATAATGTTTGATTTATTTGGTCTTTTCATATAAGGGTGGGGAGACTCTTTGCTGCTTAAGCATCATCCCAAATGGCTGCTTTTGCTTAGCCTACAAAATAACGTGAAAGAGCCAATCTTGGACTTTTTGGAGCAAAGGGAGTCTAATGCATTAGAATCACAATATATGACAAAGACTTTTCCTTTACTACTGGATACATGTTCCAAAACCTTCACTAATGCTGCCAAGATTGCAGTAAATGCAGAGGAACAGTCAGGCAAATCGATTTGGCTATCTAATTACACGTATCCGGTTTCCTACGACGCCGTCGTCGGTCGCGACGCTAGCATTTGTTCAAACCGGAGCGTGTGATAGCAAATCGGCCGTATGAACGCTCACCCACGGCCGGCCGGATGAACTTTCGCCAGTACTAAAGTTGGCCGTACGGCCGTCGTACGTCACGACTGAGGACTAGCGTGTAATTGCTCACCGTATGGTTTATGACATCAGTCTGAGGCTGCACCTGACAGTGGAAGGTCGCCACCATGGCAAGCTCTTCTTGCGCCAGTGGTGATTTCTTGAGTGACTTCATAGAAATTTATCGAAATGAGCCATGTTTGTGGTTCATTAAATCTAAGGATTATTCAAACAGAGAAGTGAGAAATGCAGCATAtggtaaattagtaaataaacttcaaGAAATTGATCCTAGTGCTAATAAAGATACTGttgttaagaaaataaacaacttgAGGAGCTCCTACAATAAAGAGCTTAAAAAAGTGCAAGCGTCTAAAAGTTCGGGGAGCGGTTCAGACTCCATTTATACGCCAAAACTCTCATATTTTCATCTGATGCATTTCATCAAAGACCAAAATGTGGAATGTGAACCATCTGTTTCAAACATGAGCCTTAATACACAGGAAATCAATGaagaggtatgtatatataatcctgtcatattttatttacaaacaaaagaAAGCTTACAAATATTCAGTTGAATAATTCacactatttctttatttaaatatttggaTAACTCATTACCATTCAGTAGAAAAGCAAACTAAGAATATCATACATTGTCCTGCCATGCAACTTTTCCTTCGTTATTAAAGTAATTCATGAATGCATCTCGTATTTTCTTAGCAGCATTGGGGGTATTTCTCATAGTCCCTCTTTGCAAGCCTGCTAGTGATTGTTCGACTTGACTCATATTATCTTCAGCTTGTTCATCAGACTCATCTGGGATAGAATACCTGATACATTTTGCACGTAAAATATTATGAAGTGCACAACAAGCCAATACTACATCTTTAGTATTTCTTGGCAATAAATTTATAGCAGTTTGAAAGATACGAAAGCGCGAAACCAAAATTCCAAACACGTTTTCGATAATTCTGCGAGCCCTGCTCAGGCGATAATTAAAGATCCTTCTCTCATATGATAAGTCCTTTTGACTAAAGGGTCTTGAAAAGTCAGTTCTCATAGCAAAAGCTTCATCGCCTATAAACACATAAGGTAATACTTTTTCAGaaccttcaattttattttcttgcgGAAGATTTAAATGTCCTTTGCACCATTCGTCATAAAAAGTGGTCCTGTTTATTACCCCTCCGTCTAAAATTCGTCCATTGATGCCGAAATCACAAAGAATAAATTCATACTTTGCATTGGCAATGCCCATTAGCACCATACTATGGAAACCCTTGTAATTGTAGTAGAATGATCCTGATTCTGGAGGTGGCACAATCTTGACATGTTTGCCATCCACAGCTCCGACACAGTGTGGAAAATTCCagactctctcaaaaaaaaatagtaatagagAATTATTTAACATATAAGGTTTATAGACTATGCTAGAATGAACTGgaagttatttaaataaatacctaTTTTACTTATAGAATTTTAGAACtactatttctttctttcaaaacAGAATTTCCATGTTTATGTTactaattattttgctttttttttcagcaatttcAAGAAGACGATCTTACTGAAGAGAGGGAAACCCAACATGAGGATGATTCATCGCTACTGCCTTCACGGCATACTAGTACATCAGTCCTACCAGCACCACCAAAAAGGCGCAGATCGGTACAAGGCAAAGCTGATCACGTTTTGGACCTTGTAGCAAAAAGGCTGGAAGCACCTCCAAATTCGGAATATGATGTGTTTGGTATGTATGTGGCTAAAACGTTACAAAGCTTGCATTTAGCAAACCCGGGAATGTATCCGGTTGTTAAAAAGCTTATAAATGACGCTATCTTCGAGGGTGAAATGGGCACATTGACGCCCTATTCACGAATTGCCCAGAACCAAGCTCCATCTCTATCTAGGACTCCTGTACCTACTCCAAGCCCAAGTCATTACCCAGCTCCATCTCTGTCTAGCACTCCTGTAACTACTCCAAGCCCAAGTTATTACCAAGCTCCATCTCTATCTAGCACCCCTGTACCTACTCCAAGCCCAAGGGCGGATTACAATTATGAGACATAATTATGAGACATATGATATTCTCCAAATGTAATGTAGGTGCACATGTACATTTATGAACCTTGGATACTCTGGAATAAAGTTtgaaacttctttatttttttcaattaacctggtatgaatgtttcatactaaaacgagaaattatagttatttgtgcaaaataaacttaccttcaGATATTTTGGGCCTAAACATTTGTAGATTGCTGCGCATGTTTCTGGGATTATTGCACTGAGAGAAGGCTGCGATATAATTGTTGTAAACTTTAGATCGCTACATGTTCTTCCtgtagcaagaaatctcaaagtgGCTGAAAGACGCTCATGTGGACTAATTGCTTCTCTCATGcaagtgtcctttttttctattaaaggtgATACCTGACTTAAGAGTTCCAAATATGTGTCATGATCCATTCGCATGTAGTTAAACCAGTCATCTTTTTCTAGTGCTAGTTCCTTCATTAAGTTAACATGAGAGTATTTTTGTCGTTTACGCAGCCAATGTTTGGACCAaatcttcttttttcttgttttcaccttCAAACAGCACGCTAGAGCAATAGCAACGAGATTGTCGTCGAGAGAAGACATGTCACTCCTCCACCACAAACAGTGCCACACTGACCCACTTGCCACCGGCCGTTCAAATACGTGTAATAACTCTAGCCGTAGGCCAGAATTTTCCTACGGCGCCGTAGGCCAGGTTGGCCGTAGGAAACCGGATACGTGTAAGGTTCATCCATAAGAATTACGGCGTTTCCAAACACCAGGCTCTGACTCTGAACTAGGAGCATATAACTTTATGTGATTTTTATGAATAGTATTCTGTTGAAGGAATATAGTTAACTTCTATGGAAATGTTCTTCTTTGAGAAGGAAAAGGGTACAGGAACATTTCAGGCACGACTCACTGTTGAAGGCAGCAAAATCCTGGATATTATCTCTCAAGAGAGCTGACATTACCTTGCTCATTCACTCTAGTGTGGGCAGGCTGGGATGATCTAACCCCACTAAATCTTTGAGGCATCAACTTCTTCTAAGAGATCAACGGCAGGCAGAGTTGCTGGGGACAGATTTATTTCTTAGCAAATATCGCATACCCAATCCCCCCCTTCTATAAATCAAGCAGTAACCCATTAGTATTCACATAAACGCTCTCATCAGTCAAGGATCTAAATGCAACAGAGCATAATTTAAGGTCAATATTGTGAACAACATCGAGttcttttaatttagtttaacATGCAAAGGATATGTTTGAGAGGGACCTACCCGGTGAATCATACAACCTCAATAATATGAAGTCATCTGCTCCCACATTAAGACGTCTTACCCTTCATTTGAGGGCATCAATGCGTCTAGACCATATGAGTTTAGAATCAAATGTCAAGGTCAAAAAATTTCACCTCCTTGacagaaggtaaaataatacacTTCAGAGTTAAAGTGGGTACTGCTTCCGTACATCTAGGTCTATTAAATCATACAGTAAATCTTagatattgaaaatttgaaagtaaACTCATCAGTCCATTTTCCATAAAATGTATTTGAACAAAGAACTTTCGCTATCACAATTGATCCCAGATCctcttttcctatctttttctggACACTTTTAGGGCTCTTAAGCAGTTACACCATCCTTTGAGCGAAGCAATGTCATAGGTCAAAGTTGAAGCACTTCTGGGGTAACTCGACCACAAATATCCATGAGGTTTGGGATAAAATCTTATTCCTCATCCAAGACATTACGGAAATCAATACCTTTACCTTTGCCATCACAATCTGAGATCTTTTCCTTAACCCTTTCGCCGCTAAATTTATTTTGACTCTCATTCCCAGATAAGAACATATTTTGAAAATGCTtccagtttaataataataataaaaaaaactacatcttTACTCCTTATATTCTAAGAACTGAACTTTATTTTAGCTTGTAAGTTATACATCAagtgtaaaaaaaactattagaaaGCGGAAAAGTAGCGTAAAAATTGAAAATTCGTTGGATTCCGAGTTCTTTGTTAATGGTAGCCTACACGTAATCCTTTTAGCACACCAATAATGTATGATATAATCATGTTCCATATCTGCAACATTTTTTGGACATTCTATGCAAAAGCCATGTTCCAAAATATGTTCAAAACATACAGATAACCATCCCCTCTCTGCCCCACCAATCTGATATCTGTCCATTCCGTATGCGATATTATGGAGCTCTCTTTACTCAGGTAACCTCCGATGGTAGGTTTGTGAATGAACCCCTTTTCACCTGCAACAAAAGCTTGTATATCCATCCATGGGGTATCAATCTGTCTATTCTTGATGCTTGATCCTTATGGTAAAAGCTGCCTCTTAGCTattataaaatagaaatttatCTTTTAGGCAAAGGCTGCCTCTTAGCTattataaaatagaaatttatCTTTTAGGCAAAGGCTGCCTCTTAGTAAAATGAGATAGAAAAATAGTTTATCGGAAGGCTGCTCTAGCttataaaaatagaattttatctTTAGGCACAAAGGCCGCTCTAGCattataaaatagaaatttatCTTTGCAGGCAATGGCTGCCTCTTACTttataaaatagaaatttatCTTAGGCAAAGGCTGTTTCTCTTAGCTATTATAAATAGAAATTTATCTTTTAGGCAGGCAAAGGCCGCCTCTTAGCTTattataaaatagaaatttatCTTTTTAGGCAAAGGCCGCCCCTCTTAGCCattataaaatagaaatttatCTTTTAGGCAAAGGCTGCCTCTTAGCTattataaaatagaaatttatCTTTTAGGCAAAGGCTGCCTCTTAGCTattataaaatagaaatttatCTTTTAGGCAAAGGCCTGCCTCTTAgcattatataaaagaaatttatctTTTAGGCAAAGGCTGCCTCTTAAGCTattataaaatagaaatttatCTTTAGGCAAAGCTGCCTCTAGCTAtcataaaatagaaatttaaCTTTTAGGCAAAGGCTGCCTCTTAACTATTATTAAAATagaatttatcttttaggtttcggAAAGGCTGCCTCTTAGCTATCATAACATAGAAACAATTTAACGTTTAGGCAAAGGCTGCCTCTTAGCTattataaaatagaaatttaacTTTTAGGCAAAGGCTGCCTCTTAGCTattataaaatagaaatttatCTTTTAGGCAAAGGCTGCCTCTTAGCTattataaaatagaaatttatCTTTTAGGCAAAGGCTCCCTCTTAGCTAtcataaaatagaaatttaaCTTTTAGGCAAAAGCTGCCTCTTAGCTattataaaatagaaatttatCTTTTAGGCAAAGGCTGCCTCTTAGCTattataaaatagaaatttatCTTTTAGGCAAAGGCTGCCTCTTAGCTATCATAAAATAGAAATTTATCTTTCAGGGAAAGGTTGCCACTTAGCttttataaaatagaaatatttacttTATTCTTTCGCTAGGTGATCATCTATTTCCTAAAGTGTAAATTTGGCAAAGGATTCATAAGTCAATTTTTCAAATCTAATCACCATATGAGTCTATATAAATTATTGTATTATCGACCCACTTGGGATCATTATCTTTTAATTCAACTTCAGTCCATGTGTATGGCACAGCAACATCAACACAAGAGAGTTTGTTGCTTTAAGGGCATCAtcggcatcatcatcatcacttttCACCAGATCAGGGTCAGCTATACCATAGTCAAATTCTGAATTAGGAGCAAGTAAAACTTCCTCAATTTCTTTttggtgttatattatatatatcatatatatatatatatatatattatattatatatatatacaaacacacacacacacacacacacacacatatatatagatatatatatattatatgattaaaaaatcacagtagatgcacgtgacttcattaaataagcgaataccacaggaaaatgatagtcagaaatccaagcgctttcgtctttactaagacattgtcaaggagcgaatgaaatacaattggagagaaaggtctcaggtacaacacaagatcaagaatacaagatggttaattgtcaaaagggtaaacaaTTACAGAGATTAACCAGATTATCAAAATCGGATATCCGgctcacacggtcacaaacctaaacagatttgaccctaaaccgaaattacaaagtatctttacagtccaaaacatgtaaaaactgaatatattaattttgttgcttatatttatctacaacttttttcattatgaaaggatcaagtttaaataaaccaagacttaaatttagaagatttctattatttgacttgatgaaacaagattcaatgatattccttttaactgtgtcattacatgggattaaggatcttgcttgactccagttaataggatgatctaaatctctcatatgtacgaataatgcattcgatatttgcccagttctcacagaatattgtgcTGTTCgaacgttgtgaaagagatttaccggtctgtccgtaatagactttaatcacccttttgcaaggaatttcatatatgcagcctggaagatctttaggagaattttttattactaaactcttgacattaatattactgaaaacaacatttatgttaaaaagctttaaaattctaggcaTCCTCCTGGACAACAGTAAGAAGCGCAAAAGCGATGAGGATGATTTCAACGGAAAATTCAAACACTTCTGGGAGAAGTTTGTCTCGAAAAGGTTCATGATCTGGAAAAATGGTCTGCAAGTTAaggggaaggaaaaagaaaaggaggatAAGATCCTTTTGCTCGAGAACGAAAAGCTTCTGTGGCAGGAGGTGGCAGCACAGGAAAATGCACGAAATATGCTGGTAGATGAGATAACCagggtgaagaaaaaaaataagcgaCTGACTACGAACTCTGCCGCTGTTCAAGAGCTAAGTGATACCTTGAATAACAAAGCAATACGGTTGACTGTTCAGTTGGCGAAGCTCAATTTTCAACTTCGTTAACAATGAATCCGATGAATATAAAGGGAAATCAACCACTGTAAGACTGAGAAGGAAACGCTCCAAGTTCAACGCTCGACAACTACAGGagcaataatatataaatatatatattatatatatatatatatatatatatatatatagatattatatatatatatcaataatcttCACAAATGCACTCATGAACTTTACTGTAAAAAAGACTTCCTGTATGAAAACACCATCCTCCATCCCCGCATTTCAATTTCCCACAATCCGAAACAAAccacaaataagttttttttttcgggcaaACCGATTATCCGTCGCTCAGAATGTGGTCTGGATAATTAATAACGCGTAATTAAGTCTCCTAATAACAGCCGTGGCGCCCAGAGAAAAATGGCTGTTGACGACCCTTTCCATAAGGGTTGTGGTGAACGACAGGAAGGAAGCTGCCACCTCCCGGACGGGGTCGAAGGTGATGTTCACATCAAATTAAGACCAATTGCTCCGCTCTTCTTGTTTACCTTTCCAACGCTTATTCTGTCCCTTGCATAACTCTGCTATGAGAGTTTACACACGCATACCGCTCCCCATCCTGGAACGCAAACGAGAGTTGACGGGAGGGTCAACAGCCCCCTCTTCtaatcaggatttttttttttttttttttttttttttttttataggagggTTTGCATTGGTTCGCATTCGACAACCTCTTTTAGAACTGCATGTTTAAAACTTTCTCTATCACTGACAGTCATTTCAAATCTATCATTCATCTTTCCATATAAAACAGAcaattcagtctttctctctctctcttctctcttctctctcgtctctctctctctctctctctctatctctctctctctctctctctatatatatatatatatatatatatatatatatatatatatatatatatatatattatatatatatatatatatatatatatatatatcatacacacacacgtatatacacacatatcataatatatatatatatatatatatatatatatatatatatatatatatatatatatatatgtagagactacatatatatttacataatatgagAAGCAAgttaccattttctctctcttattctacCTATAAGATAATGCATACCTCATGCACAGGCaaaacacatctctctctctctctctctctctctctctctctctctctctctctctctctctctcatcaaaattcTTTCGTAATGATTTCATTACCCAGCGATCATCCAGTGTGACAGAAGCGGAAGAAGAGAAGAGCCCTGATCCCTGATCACGACACCGGCAAATTATGATGTTCTCATGCATTTTCCTCTTTTGCAATTCACGGTCATGCATCGCACACTGATCCAGAACGCAATTATCGACAAGTGCCACGATTGGAATTcatcccacagagagagagagagagagagagagagagagagagagagagagagagagagagatacgttttGCCTGTGCAATGACATACATGGTTTGCTtgtcgttatatatatacacacacacacacacacattatatatatatatatatatatatatatatatatatatatatgtatatatatatatatatagatatatacatatatatatatatatatataaatatatatgcagaagccaggtactatgtcgtacctataagtaaatggggatacaatccacaatgaagtaaaatccacttgtagattaaaatatatattcttgtacaagattaaagctttcgaccatcaactgtggtcttgttcactaaaatgtgatatgtcacctcaaggaactacaagtaagagcacaaacatttgaaaaaacaacggttaggtaacaagctagttcatattatgaatgatcaggtgggatgtatccccatatatatatatatatataatatatatatatatatatatatatatatatatatatatatatatatgatatagacccGGAGAGAGACGCAATATAACTGGCACTGGTCAAAAGAAGTCATTCTTAAAAGTCCAAGAATCACCTAACCTAAGAGCCTACCAAGCTGATTCTATTTCCGTTAACAACTGGACAGGGTCATTTACTCATATGAGATCTAAAGGAATGATAGTTCACAGTACAACTAAATTAGTTTTAAACATTTACTGAACCAGTAGTACCGTATAGAGTGGTCAACGCATCAAACAGTTTTATTTTTGGTTCAATCAAGTATAAAAAGCACTGTCAGCTGACCTAAACccttaaatagaatatatatatatatatatatatatatatatatatatatatatatatatatatatatataataatattaggcaGATTTATgcagattttttaaaaagtacacacacatatataaacggTATACCCCTTTAAAAAGATCTACAGAAATCtgcttaatatttttcatttacaaaacatGAAATAACCATAGTTAATTAAGGTTATGGTTTCACCTTTCCTCTGCTTTATCTTCCGCTGATCTCCACTCATATCCAGCCTTTCTACTCAGCAATTTCATCTAAGAGCTTAGGGAGGCATTCCAGCTGTTCTGGTACCTCTATTCTCCATGGGTTGCTCACCTAGTATACAGTACAGGAGTTATTTGTAAATCTAAAAATGATTTGATTTCTAGAATCGCCTAAAAGACCATTCGAAACTTTTCATTCATCTGAAATCTATTTATCTGCCACACTAAAATGTAGCTAATCCATACATTTATTCCCCCAAAAGCTGACTTATCCTTTCACGTGACACCCTCCCATTgatctctttttatttcaaaactCATCAACGGAATATCTATCTTCCAGAGCGACCACAACTCCTGAAGTTCTTTGGAGGTGAAGAGCTTCAATTCGGACCATAGATGGGTTTGAGTGTAAGATGAACATCCTTGCCTGGTGTCAATAACCAAGAGTTAGctgaaacacgaaaaaaaaaaccgtgacgTCTGAAGCAAGATGCAGTCGGTCCTAATGAGGTCCCAAAGCCACCAAAGTAGGAGAGGAGGAATTCGACGCCCGCGCCCATTTTGGAGGTTAACTCACCAAATCGGGGCCGAACCCACGCCCAGTGTGATTGGGATCCCGAAAGGATGATTAGAGGTTTGGGTGATTAACCTGGGGGAAGTGGCTGTGATGGCGGAGaaatggggagggggtggggaggtagTTAAAATTAATATGAATGCACGGGTATTATCCTAATAACTGGCGGGGGAGCTGACTCTCATGCAGACTCCAGCGGCGATTAGAGACGAAGGTTCTGGGGTGATATTAACGCCTCTGGGTTACGAAAAAACCCCCCAGGGGAGTCTGATTAGTGTCACAATTTTTAATATGAGGCCCGAGAGACAGTGGAGTGAGTGGGTTCTACCCAAACTTTTATTGGTAAAAGTCATCTCGGATTAGTTACTTCACTGGAATCCTCTGCCTGCCCAAATTTTCAAGTTCCTAAAACCGTTACCTTCGAAGGaaaacataaataagtaaaatacacaaacaaCACCAGTAACGATTTACGTTATGAAATCGTTCATTTTTGAGAAATCCTTTTTTCATGTCTGGAATGAACGGGGGCGGGTGAGGATCGGGAGGCAAAGATCAGGCAAAAGAAAAAGCCAGAGGATAATCTGAAAATAATCTCTAATTAAACGTTGGGAGATTACTAATTGCAGAAAATTAACAcccgagggagagggagagagggagggggagagggatagggagggggagggggagagggaaggggacgTTTCCACAAGAAGGGTTTCCAAAGAGCAGATTTTTGCTCATTTTTCGCAACCCGTCGGGCGTGTAAACCCCGCTGTCGTGTCAAAAAAGGGCCTCATTTGCATATCTTCAGTATGGAAAGAAGGTATGAGTCGGTTtggttttccgtttttttttttttgggggggggttgctgCAAAGGTGAAGAGACAATGTCTTTATGTCGACAACACTTGGGACGGAAGGAAGTCGATATATAAAAGACAACCTGCAAtgatctttattttttaaactatattttcatttttgtttttatacgaGAAGGCTCATGGAACTGGAAACAATGTCCACATCAGGTTCACACACGAATCTGTGTGATTTAGCTTGTGTTACTAATCAATACTTACCAAAATTCCTAAGTACAAAAAAGATGCATTACTTTGTTAAATGTACCAACCaccacactaatatatatatatatatatatatatatatatatatatatatatatatatatatatatatatatatatatatatatatatatatatatatatatatatatatatatatatatatatatatatatatatatatatatgaatgaatgaatgaaaggatCTACAGTAATACTCTTGTATATGaagacgaaatgtatttgtaaaattatttacaaagcttaaagctttcgtccattctTCTGTTGACTTGATCACGAAACTAAAAAGAGACAGAACAACGGTGAAGAAGGAGGCTTAACTATAAACAAGCTGACACTCATAAACAAAAGTTGACACTGATAAGCAAAGTCAAAATAAGTGAACAGGACAAAACGTTGGTCTTCTTCGTGAAAGATATCTTGAGGGTCGTTGTCCAAAATGGCAGTTGGATCTACAGACTGGAACAGGCgaagttgatcatccacactaTCATTTTGAAGAAGGCACTACACATTTCTGAAGCTCTTGATTCCGGCCCGTTTGCAAATACCTTCAATTACAAGTAAATTACTCAAAATATTGCCTGTATTTCCCCCAAATGTGTCATGTAAATtaatgagagctccttccacaatctTCCTAGTGGTTCTGTCCgtaattttatcaataattttgctTTGTTGAAATCAGTGACACGATTCGAATCCCAAGTTTACTTTCTAAAAGTACCGACAGGACCAGTAGAGGATTGTGGAAGGAGATCTCATCAATTTAC is part of the Macrobrachium nipponense isolate FS-2020 chromosome 15, ASM1510439v2, whole genome shotgun sequence genome and harbors:
- the LOC135226932 gene encoding uncharacterized protein LOC135226932, which codes for MASSSCASGDFLSDFIEIYRNEPCLWFIKSKDYSNREVRNAAYGKLVNKLQEIDPSANKDTVVKKINNLRSSYNKELKKVQASKSSGSGSDSIYTPKLSYFHLMHFIKDQNVECEPSVSNMSLNTQEINEEQFQEDDLTEERETQHEDDSSLLPSRHTSTSVLPAPPKRRRSVQGKADHVLDLVAKRLEAPPNSEYDVFGMYVAKTLQSLHLANPGMYPVVKKLINDAIFEGEMGTLTPYSRIAQNQAPSLSRTPVPTPSPSHYPAPSLSSTPVTTPSPSYYQAPSLSSTPVPTPSPRADYNYET